The region ACGCAGGCAGCGATCCAGCGCTGAGCGGCTCAGATTGGGGTTGAGGAACGTCCGGGCAAGAACGAGAAGGTCATCAAGAGGCAGCAAAAGGAGCTTACGCACCTCAACGATCACAAGCTCTTGCGCTTCCGTAAGCGTCGTTTGCAGGCGGTGCGGGCGGGTGCTTTTGTCTTCAACGGTTGCGCGCTTACGCCATTTCGCTACCGTGTGCCGGTGGATCCCGTAACGTCTGGCAAGCTCGCGATGACTGATCGAAGCCGGTGCTTGTTGGATTTCACGGCGAATTCGGGGTGTCGTTCGGGCGTTGGCATGAATACGTGGCATGGTGATACTCCATCGTTGAACGCTTTCCGACCTTGGAACAAGCACTCAAGGAGCCGGTACGCTTCGAAGAGTTTAGCACGACTTCTGGGAATATAATGATGCGGGACCTGACATCTAAGTCCACTTGATTGACAGCCGTGATGGCATTGCCCTGGGCAATGAGGCGAACACTACCGCGATACCATTTATCGCCAACAAAGGTGAGTTGATTCCTGGGGCAAAGCCATAGGGAGGGGGCAAGGGGTTGACCATTCCAGAGCAGCATACCCTCGCGGGCCGTCACCACCACTCCCTGGGAAGGAGCCAGCTGCGCGATCGCCTGCTGTTGATCATTGGTGACGGTAGTGGCGACGGCAGTGCCAACAATGAGTTGACTTTGATCGCGGGCGATCGCCACCCGTACGTGAGGGGCAGGGCCTTGGCTCGGAGGCACGGGTTGCAGGGCAGGAGAGGCCACAGCGGGCAACATTGCCTGGGCGGGGGCTGAGGCAGCCACGGGGGGCTGAGGAGCTTTCTTGGGGACGGTTGCCAGGAGGGGATCGCGGCCATCCAAAATCCGCCGGGGCAAAGGTCGTTCGGGCTTAAGGGCATTTGGTAAAGGAATTGGCTCTGACAGAGCCATAGGTGTGGGTGATAAGCTCCGCAAAAACCAGACTCCTAGACCCCCACTGGCGATCGTGGCCATCGTAAAGGAAATGAGCAAGGGTGAGCGTCCCCCTTTTGTCCCTTGGAACAGAACCCAGCTCATTCAGGTGTCATCTCCGCTCGCACCTTGCCTATTGTATAGGGGAGCAGGGAATTTGCCATGCAACCTCTGTTGATTTAGCTGATTTAGGACGGCAAGGAAGCGGCGATCTGCTGTAGCCATTGCTCCACCGTATCCCCATAAACAGCTAAGCTATACTCCTGTTCTGCCTGTTGCCGACAGGCGGCCCGATCAATTTGATCGATCTTGCCAATGGCGGCAATGAGAGCCTCAACAGAATCTGGGGTAATGAGAAACCCCGTTTGGCCATCGCGGACAATTTCCCTTGGCCCACCACGATTGTAGGCAATGACGGGAACACCACAGGCAAGGCTCTCAATGACCACATTGCCAAAGGCTTCAACCCAACGGGAGGTGAGCAGGAGGGCACGACACCGCCGCAAGCGGGACTGCATTTCCCGAGTGGGGAAAAATCCTAGATATTCAATGGGGGCATCGGGGTAGTCAGCTTGGATCCGCTGCCAATAATCGATATCCTGCAACTGCCCCATGATTTTTAAGGGGGTGCGAGTGACATTAACAGCGGCAACCGCATCTTCAAGTCCCTTTTCAGGCGCAATCCGCCCCAGCCAGCAAAGGGCATCCTCTGGTTCTGCACAAAAGTCATAGAGCGAAAGATCAAGGCCACTGCCTAAACACACACAGCGATCGCCAAAGGGGAAGGTGGCCGCTTGGGTACGGGTATAGACACCAATGGTTCCCGGATACTTGTCAATGACACTGGCGATCGCCTGATCCATGACGTCGGAGATTGAGGCCATACTCACCAGATGGCCCACCGGACGGCTTAAAAACGGCGTCAGGTAAAAGGGCAACCAATCGTAGGCAAAGTTGACAATGACATCAAAGTCCTGTTGAAGCTGCCGCACCCGTGCCCACATATTGGCTAAGACACTATTGGGCGGCAGTGTAATTGGTTGATCGCGGGTTTGATGCTGCGCTGGCACCTGCAGATGTCCCGCCACTGGTTCAATGGTAGCCGCCACTGGCAAGTGGGAACCCTCGGGGGCAAGGATGTGTATAGTGTGCTGGCGATCGCCCAAGGCCTGAGCCATATTGAGGATCGTCAATTCAACGCCACCCCCTTTGCCTGTGCCTAGGGGGCCAACCGAAGTGGAAACAAACAGGAGTTTCAGAGGTCAACTCCTAGCGCAGAGCCTCAGCCCCCGCCACCACTTCAAGAATTTCTTGGGTAATGGCGGCTTGACGGGCTTTGTTGTAGGAGAGGGTCAGAGTACCAATCAGGGCTTGAGCATTATCACTGGCGTTGTTCATTGCCGTCATCCGTGCCGCCAATTCTGAGGCAGCAGCCTCCTGCAGTGCTCGTAGCAACTGGTTATTCAAGTACAGGGGCAGTAGGGCATCGAGAATTTGCAGCGGATCCTGCTCAAAAATCATATCGGAGGGCAGAGCGGGCAGCGTCGAGGTTACTTTCTCGCGGTTGACTTCCAAATGAGAGCCACGGGTTGTCAGGCGGAAAATTTCATCATCGGCGGTTTCCAGCCCTTGGGGATCGAGGGGGAGCAGGGTTTGGACAACGGGCTTTGAGCTAATGAGGGAAACAAATTTGGTGTAGATGAGCTCCACCCGATCCACCGTTTCCGAAAGGAAGAGGGAGAGCAGTTCACTGGCAATTTGACCGGCTTCACTGGCGGAGGGGATCTGCTCTAGGCCAGAATAGACTGCATCAATGGGATAGTCACGGCGCTGGAAATATTGAGCTGCCTTGCGACCCACAATCACTAGGGTGTATTTGAGGCCCTCGGCTTCGAGTTCTTGGAGACGTTCCTTAGCTCGGCGAATGACATTAGTGTTGTAACCGCCACACAGCCCGCGATCGCCTGTTACCACCAGCAGCGCCACCGTCTTCACCGGGCGCTTTGCCAACAGCGGCAAATCCACGTCCTCGAAACGCAGTCGAGTCTGCAAGCTGTAGAGCACCTGGGCCAAGCGATCGGCAAAGGGACGACTCGCCATGACTTGCTCTTGGGCACGGCGAACTTTTGCTGCCGCCACAAGGCGCATAGCTTCAGTGATCTTGCGGGTATCTTTAATCGTTTTGATGCGATCGCGAATAGCTTTGAGATTGGCCACGGTAATTTAAACTCCTAAGCAAAGCGTCCCTGCCCTAAAATTTTAGCCCAGAGGGGGATCGCCTAAGCAGTGTTTTCCCTGGGGGTTGACCCACCCCTACCCGCCAGCGTTGTGATCACAGGAACCGCTAAGGCAGCAGCAGGGGGAAGGATGCGGCCAAGGGGTTGAGGGAGATTGAAGCTGAGGCCCAAGGCAGAAACCACGGTTGCGGCAATGCCAGTTATCCAAAGCACTGTGTCGCGTTGCCGTTGTTGTCGCTTCAGACGGTGATTTTCCTGGGCAGCAAGGGTGAGTTCGGTGGGCACAACGGTTGAGGATTGATTGCGCAATCCTTCTAAATCCTGCTGTAGGCTTTGCAGTTCGTTTTGGACTTGAGAAAGTTCCTCTTGCAGGCGATCGCGCTCCTTTTCCACTTGAGTGAGTTGCCGTGTCACCTCCGCCAAGCGTTGAGCAAGGTCTGGATCGGGGGACTTCGCTAGAAGTGCTGTATCCTCCAAAGGCGCCCCTGGGGCAGCAGCCAGGAGAGTTTGCACTTGCTCTTCTAGAGCGGCCTTTTCGGTTTGCAGGGCAGTTAGCTGAGCTTGCAGTTCCTGTACTTGGGAGGCTTGAAGTTGCAAGGTCGCGAGTTGCTGCTGAAGTTCGTCCTGCTGAATGAGAGCCTGGGCCAGTTCCTGTTCCAGATTTTGCCGCAGGCCCCTCAAGGTGTCATTTTCTTCGCGCAGGCGCTCAAGGTCTTGGCTCAGGTGATCTCGCTGCTGTTGAACGTTGTTGAGTTCTGCGGTGAGCTGGCTAATTTGCGCCTCTAGGGATTGGTTCTGGGCGATCGCCCGCTGTTGTGCGGTGAGGGTGAGGGACTCTAGCTCAGCCGTCAGGGAGTTTAGATCAATATCCTGTGGAAGGGACGCCTCCAACTCACCCAAATCACTGATGATGTTCTCTAGTAGGTCGTCGGGTTGGTTGCTAGGGGATTCTGGACTGGCCATGGTCCGGATACCTGCGGGAGTGCTAAGAATTGCTCCAATTATAGCGATCGCCGTCCCTATCCTCTAGGCTAGAAGGCGTTCCTTAGGTCTCAAACTCACCTCGATGCTCAAACGCGAACTGGGACTTTGGGGCGCGATTTTAACGGGTCTAGGCTCAATGATTGGTACGGGGCTGTTTTTGACATACTCACCGCCCTAAAGTGCGATGATTCTTGACGCTTCACTGGGTGATGCTACCGAAGTAGTCTTACTCCCCCTCTGCGTCCATTTATAGTCGTGGCAATGCCCTATCCCGACTTTCTCTATGTTTCTTGCGGCATTTTCGTCTCTATCGTGCTCTGTACCACAATTTAGACATACAACAGAGCGGACAGATAGATCGATTTTGCCCCATTTAAAACCGCATGTTGAGCAAGTCCGACTGGTTGGCTCCCATCGGTCAATGACAATAAACTCACGGTTTAGTTTGTTGCACTTAGCCTCAACTAAAACCCTGAATTCTCGCCAACCTTGCAAGCTAATTGCTCTAGCGAGTTTGCGGTTCTTCACCATTCCAGAGACATTCAAGTCTTCCAGCGTGATCACTTGGTTCTCGATAACCACGCGGGTAGACACTTTATGCAAGAAATCCCTGCGAATGTCTGAAATCCGACTATGAAGCTTAGCGATTTGCAGTCTTGTTTTCTCCCGCCGTTGGCTTCCTTTAACTTGACGGGCAAGTTTGCGTTGTTTTCGCCTGATCTTTCTATCTAACTTGGAATACTCAGGGCCATCAATCTTTTCGCCCGTACTTAAAGTAGCAAAGGCTTTAATTCCCAAATCAATGCCGATAGAAGGATTACTTGCAGGTTGATCAACTGGGTCGATCTCGACGACAAAACTGAGAAAATATCGATTTGCAGCATCTTTAATCACCGTCACTGAGCTTGGTTTAGAAGGAAGCTTTCTTGACCAAATTGGTCTGACGTTACCAATCTTCGCTAGATAAACTTCTTCGCCTTTAATTGAAAATCCATAGGTAGTAAATCTGGCGGATTGTCTTTCTGTCAAATCTAGGAGGGTTGACCTTTTTGCCTTTTCGCCGACCTTTAATTTAATCGAAGAAGTTTTTATAGGCAACTCCTAAATCGGCAACGGACTGCTGTAACGGGACATTAGAAACATCAGACAACCATTGCCGCTCTGGTGTTTTCTTCCCTTGGGTAATTACTAGCTTTTGCAATTCACTAGTTTTTGGCAATTTATCAGATTTCTTGCAGATTTCCAGGGCATCGTTCCATACCACACGGACACACCCAAACAACTGAGCTAGGCGTTGTCGTTGTTGGTCTGTGGGATAGAAACGATACCTATATCTAGCTTTCATTGGTCGTGATATAGTTGGTCTGTAGCTAGATTATAGGTTGGTCTACAGGCAATGTCAAGTCATCTTCGTAAAGGGAGACATAGTGTTACGGACCTGAAGATTCATTTGGTATGCGTGACTAAGTATTGCCGGCCAGTCCTTAGCGCTGAGGGATTAGAGCTGATCGAGAAATCGTTTCGAGAAGTCGCCAAGAAGATGGATTTCCAGATTCTTGAATTTAACGGCGAGGAAGACCATGTCCATGCGCTAATCGAGTACCCTCCTAAACTTTCTCTTTCGCAGATCGTAAATGCGCTTAAAGGCGTATCTAGTCGTCGATATGGAAAAGCTGCACTACCAAAACCCCATGAAGAATCACTTTGGAGCCCTAGTTATTTTGCGGCATCTGTTGGAGGAGCACTGTTAGAGGTGCTTAAGGAATACATGAGAAATCAAAAGTCCTAAAAGGACGGGGCTTGTATCCCATTTCATTGGTCAATTCCCCGTTCACCCCCGGTGGGGGCATTCCAGCCCGGATCCGCCAGCCAGCGCACATAGTCATCGTGGAACTTGGCATTCACCTCTTCCGGGGAGAGGCCTTCCCACTGACCATAGTGAATTTCCCGCAGACCGTCGCGGATCTGCATCTGGAGACCCAGGCGATCGCACAGGGGTTGTGCCGTGGTTCGAGCTCGCACCATTGGGCTGACAAAGACTGCCTGCCAAGATAACTGGGCATAGTGCTCAGCAAAAGCTTCAGCCATCGCCAGGCCAGCATCCGTCAAGGGTGGATCCAACTCTCCACAGTAGGCATTGGCGCGACTAAAACTCGTTTGCCCGTGGCGCAAGAAATAGAGTGTTAAGACCACAACCTTCACTCTCTACCGCTAGGGGCAGCATAGTTGAAAGGCGCAAAGCTCGTCAACGCTGAGTTGTGTCCAATACACTCAATGTAACGCCTTGGTAATAATGCCCCAAAATTTGGTCGTAGGTGTAACCCTGCAATGCCATACCATAGGCTCCCCATTGACTCAAGCCCAGGCCATGGCCGTGACCCCGTCCAGTAATTGTAAAAGCCACTGGCACACTTTGAGCCCGTTGACTGGCCACATTGCCATACTCTGGTGTAATCGTTAGTAGGGTACTGCGCAGTCCCAAAACCCGCCGTAGTTCACTGGCTGAAATTGTGCGGCGACCCGCAGTGCCCACTACCTGCACTGACATGACTCGCCCTTGGGGTGTCAATTGTAAGGGGCGAAAGCCAAGAATCATCCCTATCCCAGGGAAGCGCTGTTGCAGTTGGGCGGCGGTAAAACGAACCGTCCACTGAAAGTGGGGGGAAACTTGGTCAAAGTCAGGGCTACCGCGCAGGTAAGGAACCACAGTTTGCCAAACGTGTTCCGAATTTTCGGTATGCCCCCCTGAGGAGGCATGGAAGACCGCTTCAATGATTTGGCCGTTGTAGGTGAGCACTTGACCGCGTGTGGCGGCAACGGCGGCCAGGGTACTGGCGGTTTCTGAACTGACCCCCGGATATACCTGATGAGTGACGGTGGCCCCTACATCAAAAAGACTGCCGGGACGACGGCGTTCGCGATCGCGCCGAAAGAGAACAAAGGAACGGGAAGCCACTGCTTGGGCTTTGAGGGCTTCTAGGGGCCAAGAGGGATACATTTCCTTGCCCACCACACTGGGCAGATACTCCTCTAAATCCACAAGATTGATGGCGAGAATCCCCTCAGGGGTACTCACCAATTGCAACCGGCCGCGATACCAGCGATCGCCCACTCGCACGAGTCCATTGTCTCGAGGTTCGAGGAAAACTTGCCGCCCACCCACGCCCCCTACTTGTACCCTAGCCCCTGTGAGGACAGCGGTAATATGCTGCTGCGGTGCCACTGTCAGGACCCGGCCCACCTCATCCCGTAATTGCGCTGCGGTGGAGCTACTAATTGTGACTTGACGCACCCGATCTAAAACTGCAACTCGCAATTCCACTGCTGTGGCCGTCAATTGTAGGAGCAAGCTGAGCATGCAGCCAAGACCCAGCGACTGCGACAGAAAGCGCCAAGGCACAATGAGGTAAACCATACTTCACTCCTCAGGTAGGTAGCAATGGTAACAATGCCTAGCGGTGCTCGCGCAGACCACTCCAACCAATGGTAATAAAGCCCACTGCCAATAGAAAACTACGAATGCCTACCCTTAGACGATTCAAAAAAGCTTCCTGTTGCGCCCGATTGACCGCTTCCTGTTGTTGAGTGCGGATGCGCTCCCGTGCCTGACCCGCTTGTTTGTCGAGGGCTTGGGGATCCTTTTGCAACTGCTCAAGAATCGCCCGTTGATCGGGGGGCAGTTGATTGCTTTTCAGGAGTTGCTGCAGTTGACCGCTACTGGCCAGTTGTTTGATTTGCTGCTGTTCCTGCTCCACCCGAATTTCTGCCTGTGCCGCCTCTTGATTGATTTGGTTGACCGCCTGTTCCGTGATTTGGCCTGTAATGGATAGGTGGAGAGGAATCCCCAGCAGGCACAGTAGCCCCAGCAAACTCGAGAGAACAAAGACCCAAAATCGCCAATCCTTGAGGGCAGGTTCCCCTGGCTGCGGTTGCGTAGCACTCCCAGAGACCGCTTGAATCCAAAAGCCTGTGTAGATAAAGACAAACCCAATCAAGGGGGTAGCGCCGCGCTCAATGAATTGGTTGACAACCGTGAGTTGCCACTGGCTGTTATTGAACTGGGGAGTAATAAAGAGAATACCCCACTCAACCAAAAAGGTGAGGACTAGGATCATTCCCACCAGTTTTAGGAACTGAGCCGCCAAGGGGACAGGTCGCTTGGTTGATTGCGAAGCGGTCATGGACTGTGAGTGACTCGTCAACTACTGCATCAACCTTACTGGATTTTGGTGTGGTTGATTCATCTTGGGGGCATTAACTCACCCGTGGGGTTGCTATCTTTGGCTACCGCAACCTTGGTATACTCCAATTGTGCATGGCGCTGATGCTGGGCTGCTTTCCCCCAGGAGTGCTAGTTCGCCATCCCTTTGCTCATTGAGGCAGAACAAATTCATGGTCATTGTGGCAGTCTTAGCGGCAGGACGAGGCACCAGGATGAAATCCTCGCTGCCAAAAGTTCTCCATCCCCTAGGTGGGCGATCGCTGGTGGGCTGGGTTTTGCACCAAGTTCAATCTCTGCAACCGCAACGGCAGTTTGTGATCATTGGCTATGGGGGAGATGCTGTCCGTGCCGCTTTAGCCGATCAGCCGCAGCTGGAATTTGTCGAGCAGCGGCAACAGTTGGGAACAGGTCATGCTGTGCAGCAGCTTTTACCCTACCTCAAGGACTATGAAGGCCATCTTTTGGTGCTCAATGGCGATGTGCCCCTATTGCGTGGCCAAACCCTGGCCCACTTGATCGAAGTTCACCAGAACCACAACAATGCGGCCACCATTTTAACAGCACAAATTCCCAACCCCCAAGGCTATGGCCGCGTGATTTGCGACAGTCAGAATATGCTGAAGCAAATTATTGAGGATCGTGACTGCACCACAGCCCAAAAGCAAAACTGCCGCATTAATGCTGGAGTGTATTGTTTCCATTGGCCCCAACTTGCCGCTGTGCTGCCCCATCTCCAGTCCAATAATGATCAGCAGGAATACTACCTCACCGATGCCGTCAATGCCCTAAGTCCCGTGATGGCGGTGGACGTGGAAGACTATGAGGAGATTTTGGGCGTCAACGATCGCGTGCAGTTGGCGGCAGCCTATCAAGTGCTGCAAAATCGAATCAAAAAAGCTTGGATGCAAGCGGGGGTGACCCTAATTGATCCCGCCAGTATCACGATTGAGGATACCGTTGAGCTAGCACCGGATGTGGTGATTGAACCCCAAACTCACCTGCGTGGCCAAACCCGTATTGGCAGTGGTAGCATTATTGGCCCTGGCACTTTGATTGAAAATAGTGTCATTGGCGAACGGGTGACCGCTCGCTATGCCGTGATTACCGACAGCGAGATTGGCGAGGATACCCAAGTGGGGCCTTTTGCCCACATCCGCCAGCAAAGCGTGGTTGCCGATCACTGCCGCATTGGCAACTTTGTAGAGCTGAAAAAAGCACGGTTGGGCAGTGACACTAAGGCCTCCCATTTGTCCTACCTGGGAGATGCCACCTTGGGCGATCGCGTCAACATTGGGGCAGGGACCATCACCGCCAACTACGACGGTGTCCGCAAACACCCCACCCATATTGGTAGCGGCACTAAGACAGGGGCTAACAGTGTTTTAGTGGCCCCAGTGACCCTTGGCAATAATGTCACAGTAGCGGCGGGTTCAACAGTCACAGCAGATGTACCGGATAATGCCCTTGTCATTGCCCGCTGTCGTCAAGTCGTCAAACCCAACTGGGAACCCGAAGCTTAGCCCGCCCCACAGCAGGGTTCAATGCCCAGTCGCCGCAGGAGCAGATCACTCACCGCATTGGCGACCGCAAACTCGCTATAGAAGCTTTGGGAAAAATCAAACTCTTGCAACTCCGTAACCAAGGCCAAGAGAATGCCCCCAAGATCGTGTTCCCCTTCTAACCGTTGACGGCGGTACACTTGAGCCGCCCGCTGGGCGATCGCCAAATTCACGGCTTCCGGTAAATACTCGGTATTGAGCCAATTCAGAAGGGCTGCCTCCAGCCATTCCGCCTCCGCAGTGTAGTCACCACAGGGGGGAAGCTGAATTGGCGGAATTGGGGTACCCATGGCAGAGTCCTAAGGTCGTCTAATGAAGTTCAATGCAGTGGATCGTATAACTTGTAACTGGCAACCAGCAATGGGCGATACTGGATTCGAACCAGTGACCCCTTCCGTGTGAAGGAAGTGCGCTACCACTGTGCTAATCGCCCTAGTTCAGTAAGTTTTAATCATATCTTGGTTTGCAGGCTTTTGTAAATCCTTAAACAAGGCTAGAGCAAAGGTCATCAAAGGCGGCGGCGGGATCCGCTGCTTGTAAAATCGGGCGGCCAATGACAAGGTAAGAGGCACCAGCAGCAAAGGCAGCATTAGGCGTCAGCGATCGCGCTTGATCTCCCGTTGCGCTGCCAAGGGGGCGAATCCCCGGACAAATTCTCAAGAAATTCTCTCCCCAGCGTTGTTTCACCCGTGCGGCTTCCTGGGGTGAGCAGACAATGCCCGCCAGTCCTGCTTGATGGGCAAGATTAGCCATGCATTCAACATAGGTAGCCGGATCAAGGGGAATTTGGAGTTCCTGCTGCAGGGTGTCTGCGCCAATACTGGTGAGCAATGTGACACCGATGAGTTGAGTGGCGCTTTCCCCGAGGGCTGCCTGAGCAGTTTTGAGACCGGTTAAACCAGTGGCAGTGTGGATGGTGACAAAGTCCACGCCATAGGGGGCGATCGCTCGTGCTGCGGCTGCTACCGTATTGGGAATATCATGAAGCTTCAAATCGAGAAAGATGCGCTTCCCCTGATCCTTGAGGACATCAAGAATCATCGGCCCACTGGCGCAAAAGAGTTCTAGCCCCACTTTCCAAAATTGCACTTGGGGCAGCCGATGGATAGTGGCGATCGCCACCTCCAAATTGGGTACATCCAAGGCCACAATAATTTTGCTGGCAACAGCCGCTTGAGAATTAAACAAGTCTCGTCACTCTCCTCAGACAATTCACACTGGACGGCGCACACAGCGCAACAGCCACAGCGCCACAATAATACCCGTCAACTGAGCGGCAATGGTGTTCACCTTCGCCTGAATCACAAAAATCTCCAGCGGCTCAATCAATACATTGGTGGCATAGACCGCTGCCCCTTGGGGAATCGACAACACCTTGAGCAATAACATCCCCACATTCCA is a window of Thermosynechococcus vestitus BP-1 DNA encoding:
- a CDS encoding glycosyltransferase, encoding MPAQHQTRDQPITLPPNSVLANMWARVRQLQQDFDVIVNFAYDWLPFYLTPFLSRPVGHLVSMASISDVMDQAIASVIDKYPGTIGVYTRTQAATFPFGDRCVCLGSGLDLSLYDFCAEPEDALCWLGRIAPEKGLEDAVAAVNVTRTPLKIMGQLQDIDYWQRIQADYPDAPIEYLGFFPTREMQSRLRRCRALLLTSRWVEAFGNVVIESLACGVPVIAYNRGGPREIVRDGQTGFLITPDSVEALIAAIGKIDQIDRAACRQQAEQEYSLAVYGDTVEQWLQQIAASLPS
- a CDS encoding F0F1 ATP synthase subunit gamma; its protein translation is MANLKAIRDRIKTIKDTRKITEAMRLVAAAKVRRAQEQVMASRPFADRLAQVLYSLQTRLRFEDVDLPLLAKRPVKTVALLVVTGDRGLCGGYNTNVIRRAKERLQELEAEGLKYTLVIVGRKAAQYFQRRDYPIDAVYSGLEQIPSASEAGQIASELLSLFLSETVDRVELIYTKFVSLISSKPVVQTLLPLDPQGLETADDEIFRLTTRGSHLEVNREKVTSTLPALPSDMIFEQDPLQILDALLPLYLNNQLLRALQEAAASELAARMTAMNNASDNAQALIGTLTLSYNKARQAAITQEILEVVAGAEALR
- the pyrF gene encoding orotidine-5'-phosphate decarboxylase, which produces MFNSQAAVASKIIVALDVPNLEVAIATIHRLPQVQFWKVGLELFCASGPMILDVLKDQGKRIFLDLKLHDIPNTVAAAARAIAPYGVDFVTIHTATGLTGLKTAQAALGESATQLIGVTLLTSIGADTLQQELQIPLDPATYVECMANLAHQAGLAGIVCSPQEAARVKQRWGENFLRICPGIRPLGSATGDQARSLTPNAAFAAGASYLVIGRPILQAADPAAAFDDLCSSLV
- a CDS encoding SpoIID/LytB domain-containing protein — translated: MVYLIVPWRFLSQSLGLGCMLSLLLQLTATAVELRVAVLDRVRQVTISSSTAAQLRDEVGRVLTVAPQQHITAVLTGARVQVGGVGGRQVFLEPRDNGLVRVGDRWYRGRLQLVSTPEGILAINLVDLEEYLPSVVGKEMYPSWPLEALKAQAVASRSFVLFRRDRERRRPGSLFDVGATVTHQVYPGVSSETASTLAAVAATRGQVLTYNGQIIEAVFHASSGGHTENSEHVWQTVVPYLRGSPDFDQVSPHFQWTVRFTAAQLQQRFPGIGMILGFRPLQLTPQGRVMSVQVVGTAGRRTISASELRRVLGLRSTLLTITPEYGNVASQRAQSVPVAFTITGRGHGHGLGLSQWGAYGMALQGYTYDQILGHYYQGVTLSVLDTTQR
- the tnpA gene encoding IS200/IS605-like element ISTel2 family transposase; its protein translation is MSSHLRKGRHSVTDLKIHLVCVTKYCRPVLSAEGLELIEKSFREVAKKMDFQILEFNGEEDHVHALIEYPPKLSLSQIVNALKGVSSRRYGKAALPKPHEESLWSPSYFAASVGGALLEVLKEYMRNQKS
- a CDS encoding HpsJ family protein, with the translated sequence MTASQSTKRPVPLAAQFLKLVGMILVLTFLVEWGILFITPQFNNSQWQLTVVNQFIERGATPLIGFVFIYTGFWIQAVSGSATQPQPGEPALKDWRFWVFVLSSLLGLLCLLGIPLHLSITGQITEQAVNQINQEAAQAEIRVEQEQQQIKQLASSGQLQQLLKSNQLPPDQRAILEQLQKDPQALDKQAGQARERIRTQQQEAVNRAQQEAFLNRLRVGIRSFLLAVGFITIGWSGLREHR
- the glmU gene encoding bifunctional UDP-N-acetylglucosamine diphosphorylase/glucosamine-1-phosphate N-acetyltransferase GlmU: MVIVAVLAAGRGTRMKSSLPKVLHPLGGRSLVGWVLHQVQSLQPQRQFVIIGYGGDAVRAALADQPQLEFVEQRQQLGTGHAVQQLLPYLKDYEGHLLVLNGDVPLLRGQTLAHLIEVHQNHNNAATILTAQIPNPQGYGRVICDSQNMLKQIIEDRDCTTAQKQNCRINAGVYCFHWPQLAAVLPHLQSNNDQQEYYLTDAVNALSPVMAVDVEDYEEILGVNDRVQLAAAYQVLQNRIKKAWMQAGVTLIDPASITIEDTVELAPDVVIEPQTHLRGQTRIGSGSIIGPGTLIENSVIGERVTARYAVITDSEIGEDTQVGPFAHIRQQSVVADHCRIGNFVELKKARLGSDTKASHLSYLGDATLGDRVNIGAGTITANYDGVRKHPTHIGSGTKTGANSVLVAPVTLGNNVTVAAGSTVTADVPDNALVIARCRQVVKPNWEPEA